Within the Telopea speciosissima isolate NSW1024214 ecotype Mountain lineage chromosome 4, Tspe_v1, whole genome shotgun sequence genome, the region ACTGAGCAACCAAATtacaaattgaagaaaaaaactgCAAAAATGGATGTTTTTGAAGAGTCAAAGAATGACATTAATATCTGGACATTCTTTTCACATCCTTCTATAACCATTTTCCTGAACGGATTTTCTGCTTCTTCCCACCTAATTTTGTTATTAATTTTATCTATTTCTTGGGCTTGCAAGAGACGTACAATGCCTACcattgaaaattcaaaaccaatgTTGAAGAATACATACTTGTACTATTCGTCAACCTTTATATCTTGCATGGGTTTGTCTTTCTGTGATCTTCTCCTTTCCATGTTAAACTACCTCTCTGGGTATAGATATGGTTGGTCTAATCTAAAAGTTGCTTCCCAATTAAATTTTGTATTCGGAACACTCACTTGGTTTGTGATCTCTACTTATTTATACATCAGATATTTTCATTCTAGAGAGCACAAGTTCCCCATTGTACTTAGGGTTTGGTGTGCCCTCTATTTCCTAATGTCTTGTTCCTATTTTGTTATACATCTTGTTTTGTATTGGAAACATTCATCCTTACCATTCCTATTATGGGCCTCTGATGCTGTATCCATTATTGCTGGTTTAATTTTGTGTTATGCTGGGTTGTTTGGTAAGAGACAAGAAGGTGAAAATGTCCAATTTTTGgagcctcttttaaaaattaattcCAATAAAAACAATGTTGATGATGGACAAGAACCAAGTGTCGGTGGAGAAAGCGTAACTCCTTATGGAAATGCCAATCTTCTTAGTATCTTTACTTTCTCTTGGATGGGTCCTTTGCTTGCACTCGGGTATAGAAAAACACTGGACcttgaagatgttcctcaaCTTGCCAATTTTGATAGTGCTAGTGTGGTCTTTGCTCATTTTAAATACAAACTTGAATATGATGGTAGCAGTGATAATGGAGGTCAGGTAAGGACACTCAAGTTGGTGAAGGCACTAATTCTCTCAACATGGAAAGAGATTTTACAGACAGCTCTACTCTCCATTATATGTACAATGGCTTCTTATGTTGGACCATACCTTATTGATGCCTTTGTTCAGTATCTCAATAGCCCTTACCAACTAAAACATAAAGGCTATACATtagcttttattttctttctttcaaagctCATAAAGAGCTTCTCAGAGAGGCACTTGTTCTTTCAATTGCGAAAGATGGCAATTAGAGTCCGTGCTGCCTTGTTTGCAACAATCTATAAGAAGGGTCTCAGGCTTTCAAGCCAATCAAAACAGGTACACACTAGTAGGGAGAACATTAATTTGATGAGTGTTGATGTTGAGAGGATTGCCTTTTTTAGTTGGTACTTGCACAATATATGGAGGACTCCTATTCAAATTGTTTTAGCATTGTTGATTTTGTACAAGAGCCTTGGGCTTGCTTCACTTGCAGCTTCTATTGCCACAATGATTTTCACATTAGCAAATGTTCCACTGGGAAAACTAGAGGAAAAATTTCATGGGGAATTGATGGACTCAAAAGATCGAAGGATGAAAATGACATCTGAGGCTTTGAGGAATATGAGGATTCTCAAGCTCCAAGGCTGGGAGATGAAATTCTTGGATAAGATAATTAAGCTCAGGAACTTCGAAACAAGTTGGTTAAAAAAATTACTCTATACATCAGCTATtaattcatttctcttcttttctgctCCCATGTTTGTATCCATGATTACTTTTGGGTTGTGTGTACTTATGGGAATTCCACTAGAGTCGGGGAAGATTCTATCTGCTCTTGCAACATTTGAAATATTACAAGTGCCCATTCGTAGTCTCCCAGAAACAATCTCCATGGTAGTTCAAACTAAAGTTTCTCTCAATAGGATAGCCTCATTTCTCTGTCTTGAAGATCTTCATTCGACTATAATGCAGACACTTCCAAGAGATAGTTCTAAAGTTGCAGTTGAGATAGTCAATGGGAATTTCTCTTGGGACCTTCATTCCCCAAATGTTACATTAAAAGATCTTAATTTTCGAGTGTATCATGGTATGAGAGTGGCTATTTGTGGCTCTGTTGGGTCAGGTAAGTCAAGCCTTCTTTCATGCATATTGGGGGAGATGCCAAACATATCTGGAGCCATTAAGTTGAACGGGACAAAGGCCTATGTTGCACAATCACCTTGGATACAGAGTGGCAAGATAGTAGACAATATATTATTTGGTAAAGAGATGGATAAGAAAAAGTACGAGATGATACTTGAAGCATGTTCATTGAAGAAGGACCTAGAATTGTGTGTCTTTGGGGACCAGACTATCATAGGAGAGAGGGGGATCAACCTGAGTGGTGGGCAAAAGCAACGAATACAGATTGCACGTGCTTTGTACCATGATGCTGATATTTATCTACTGGATGATCCTTTTAGTGCTGTGGATGCCCACACAGGAACTCATCTATTTAAGGTAGTGGCTTTTTGACTTCTACTTCCTACGCTTTCCTTAATTACATTGTCTTGAAGCTTTGCATTTCATTGCTTACAACACTATTTTGTTCATCTTGAAATTGTGTTTGATCTAAGAAGAATGAAATAATGATTGCCTAAACAAACAATACTTATAAACACATGATATTGAGAGATGCATATTCTTACATAACCTATAGTTTGATGTTACTTATCAttaattatgaaaaataaattatattaatatatataactATATGACTCTTATAAGTAACTAGAAAATTCTTTTGATACCTAAATGTAAATATCTGAACTTTTGTCACAGGAGTGTTTGTTGAGAATTTTGGGTTCAAAAACAGTAATTTATGTTACTCACCAAGTAGAGTTTTTAGCTTCTGCTGATCTTATACTGGTAAGAATATGCTATCTTTCTTTACCGACTTCAAACCCCTTAACCTGGTGTGAGTGTGGTTACTTACCTTCTGTTTTTTGGCAGGTTATGAGAGATGGAAGGATTACACAAGCAGGAAAGTATGAAGAAATTCTTAGTTCAGGAACTGACTTTATGGAATTAGTTGGTGCACATAAGAAAGCTTTGGCAGAACTTAATTCTATCGAACAAGGGGCTACTTTGGATAATTTAATTAATGGTGAGGAAGATTGTAATATGCTATATAGTGAGAAGCATGTTCAAGATGATGAGGAAAGGaaaccccaaaatgacaaaatagaaaaagtgGTTGGGC harbors:
- the LOC122659121 gene encoding ABC transporter C family member 3-like, whose product is MSCSYFVIHLVLYWKHSSLPFLLWASDAVSIIAGLILCYAGLFGKRQEGENVQFLEPLLKINSNKNNVDDGQEPSVGGESVTPYGNANLLSIFTFSWMGPLLALGYRKTLDLEDVPQLANFDSASVVFAHFKYKLEYDGSSDNGGQVRTLKLVKALILSTWKEILQTALLSIICTMASYVGPYLIDAFVQYLNSPYQLKHKGYTLAFIFFLSKLIKSFSERHLFFQLRKMAIRVRAALFATIYKKGLRLSSQSKQVHTSRENINLMSVDVERIAFFSWYLHNIWRTPIQIVLALLILYKSLGLASLAASIATMIFTLANVPLGKLEEKFHGELMDSKDRRMKMTSEALRNMRILKLQGWEMKFLDKIIKLRNFETSWLKKLLYTSAINSFLFFSAPMFVSMITFGLCVLMGIPLESGKILSALATFEILQVPIRSLPETISMVVQTKVSLNRIASFLCLEDLHSTIMQTLPRDSSKVAVEIVNGNFSWDLHSPNVTLKDLNFRVYHGMRVAICGSVGSGKSSLLSCILGEMPNISGAIKLNGTKAYVAQSPWIQSGKIVDNILFGKEMDKKKYEMILEACSLKKDLELCVFGDQTIIGERGINLSGGQKQRIQIARALYHDADIYLLDDPFSAVDAHTGTHLFKECLLRILGSKTVIYVTHQVEFLASADLILVMRDGRITQAGKYEEILSSGTDFMELVGAHKKALAELNSIEQGATLDNLINGEEDCNMLYSEKHVQDDEERKPQNDKIEKVVGQEEQLVQEEKREKGEVSLSVYWKYFTAAYKGVFVPLILLVQILFQVLVIVSNYWMVLATPISKDVRPHVRGSTLIFVYVALTLGSSLCVLIRSMLNVIAGFKTTTLLFNKMHFCIFRAPPSFFDSTPSGRILNRASVDQSAVDTFIPQQIEELLVSFIEFLGTVAVMSQVAWQMLIIFIPMTVICIWYQVIL